Genomic DNA from Desulfurellaceae bacterium:
CGGTAGAGCGGATTGCCGACCAGGACACGGTGTTCTTTTCTGACCGCTTCATTCTGCCCCGGCCTCTGCTGCAAGCCATCTCGGCCACTGAGCGGCTCGTCCTGCTGATTGACGAGATCGATAAATCAGACAGTGAGTTCGAGGCGTTTTTGCTCGAGGTGCTGAGCGACTTTCAGGTCAGTGTGCCGGAGCTGGGTACGCTACAGGCCAAGCAGATCCCAATCGTCGTGCTGACCAGCAATAACGCCCGGGAGATGTCGGACGCGCTCAAACGGCGCTGTCTGCACCTGTATATCGATTTTCCGGATCGCAAGCAGGAACTCGATATTGTCAAGCTCAAGGTACCGGGTGTGTCCGAGAAATTGGCCGGGGAGGTGGTCGAAATCATCCAGAACATTCGCAAGCTCGATCTCAAAAAGGTCCCGAGTATCAGCGAAACTCTGGACTGGGCCAAGGCCCTGACCCTGCTCAACGTGCACAAGCTTGAAGAAGGGGTGGTGAACGAGACCCTGAACACCATCCTGAAGTATGAGGGCGATGTGCGCAAAGCCGAGGCCGAGCTCAAGGACTACCTGCAGAAGAAGAAGGCCCAGACCGTTGAAGAAGCCGAGCAGGAAGACAAAGACCTCTTGCACTGAATGGGGGCGGGCGGGGTGGGC
This window encodes:
- a CDS encoding MoxR family ATPase, whose protein sequence is MFESIEDVISKFADEQYICDRRIATIVYLASHLQKPILVEGPAGVGKTELAKVVAASLRCQLIRLQCYEGLDEAKALYEWEYAKQLLYTQILKDKISETLEGTTTLNDAVERIADQDTVFFSDRFILPRPLLQAISATERLVLLIDEIDKSDSEFEAFLLEVLSDFQVSVPELGTLQAKQIPIVVLTSNNAREMSDALKRRCLHLYIDFPDRKQELDIVKLKVPGVSEKLAGEVVEIIQNIRKLDLKKVPSISETLDWAKALTLLNVHKLEEGVVNETLNTILKYEGDVRKAEAELKDYLQKKKAQTVEEAEQEDKDLLH